In Frederiksenia canicola, the sequence TAAGCGTTTTCTTAATTTTCAAAGCATACTCAACTTGCAAAATGTTTAGTGGAACTAACCGCTTGTAATCCGATTTTTGTGATCTCTGTCGAAAAACGCACATCTTCAACTTTGCAAATCTGATAAAAATCACTAGCCTATAGCCTCAGACATCAGTAGAATTTGCACTCTTTTATCAATGCAAAATTCACCTTTTGCCACAAGACGTGTAACAACGAGGCTTTTCAATGTCTGAACAAATTCAAGCGACTAATAGCGGTTGCTCAACTCAATCCAAACAAGAAAAAATCAACCTATTAAATTTGAACCGTCAAGAAATGCGGGAGCTTTTTGCCGAAATGGGCGAAAAACCGTTCCGTGCCGATCAGTTGATGAAATGGATTTACCACTTTGGTGAAGACAATTTTGACAATATGACCAACATCAACAAAGTGTTACGGGAGAAACTGAAAAATATCGCCGAAATCAAGGCGCCTGAAGTGGCAGTGGAACAGCGTTCTGCCGATGGCACAATCAAATGGGCGATGCAAGTGGGGGATCAGCAGATCGAAACCGTTTATATTCCTGAAGATGATCGGGCAACGTTGTGCGTATCTTCGCAAGTGGGCTGTGCCTTAGCCTGTACTTTCTGCTCCACCGCACAACAAGGCTTTAACCGCAACCTGAGTGTGTCGGAAATTATCGGGCAAGTGTGGCGAGCATCGAAAATTATCGGTAACTTTGGTGTAACTGGCGTGCGACCAATCACCAATGTGGTGATGATGGGAATGGGGGAGCCGTTGTTGAATATGAATAATGTGATTCCTGCAATGGAAATTATGTTAGACGACTTTGCCTACGGCTTATCCAAACGCCGTGTAACTCTTTCAACTTCAGGTGTGGTGCCTGCATTGGATAAAATGCGGGAGCAAATTGACGTGGCGTTGGCGATTTCGCTGCATGCTCCGAACGATGCATTGCGTGATGAAATCGTGCCAATCAACAAAAAATACAACATCAAAATGTTGATTGACTCGGTGAACAAATATTTAGAAGTGTCGAATGCTAACCACGGCAAAGTGACGATTGAATATGTGATGCTCAACCAAGTGAATGACAGTGTAGAACATGCACATCAGTTGGCGGATGTGTTGAAAAACACCCCGAGCAAAATCAATTTGATTCCGTGGAACCCGTTCCCAGAAGCCCCATATGCGAAAAGCTCAAATACGCGTATCGACCGTTTCCAAAAAACGCTGATGGAATATGGCTTTACCGTCACCGTTCGTAAAACTCGTGGCGATGATATTGACGCCGCCTGTGGACAGCTTGCTGGCGACGTCATCGACCGTACCAAACGCACGATGGAAAAACGTAAGTTTGGTGAAAATATTGCAATCGCTCAATAGGTCGGGTGGGGCTTCGCCCGCCATTACGATTTGCAAATTTTTCATCAAAACTAACCGCTTGTAATGCTAATTGGTGGGTTAAGACTTAGCTTACACCGTAAAAACAATGAGGGACATGTAGGTTTTCCCCTAACAAAATGTACTGTGATGAGAGAAACGATGAAATTTGCAAAACTTTTTCAAAATCTGACCGCTTGTTTGCTAGCTCTCTGGCTCTCAGGTTGTGCTACGCAAAGCCCGCCAGAGCAAGCTGGGTTTAACCGCAGTGAAGCGGTTAAAGCTCGTATCAATCTTGCCTTGGCTTATCTGGAACAGAATGACTTTCCAAAAGCCAAGCAAAATATCGACAAAGCTCTTGAGCACGGCCCAAAAGATTATCTGCCGCATTCTGTCCTTGCCTACTATTTTCAGCAAATTGGCGAGCCAAGCAATGCCGAAAAAGCCTACCAACAAGCCTTAACGTTGAGTGAAAATCGCCCTGATGTGATGAATAATTACGGCACATTTTTGTGTAAGCAGGGCAAATTTGATGCGGCTTACCAACAATTTGACCAAGCGTTGCAAAGCAAGCAGCCTTATTATTATCAAGCTGACACTTTAGAAAATATCGTGCTGTGTGCTGATAAACAACCGAATCTAAACAGAAAAAATAATGCCTTAGCCCAGTTAGAAAAGTGGGACAGCGAACGAGCAAGAAAGCTAAAGTAAACGGGGAGTGCGTTTTAGATCAACTAGCGTTTCTAACAATGTCTTGAATTTGTTTTAGCCCATTCAAACGAGTGCTCGTCAAATGACGGGTAATGTGTAGCTCATCAAAAAGCGGTTGAATTTCAAACTGTGCTAACTCGGCGGTGGTTTTTTCAAGCAAGGCGATACGGACGATCATCAATAGCCCTTGCATTAAACGGGCATCGCTATAGGCTTTGATTTCTCTCGGTTCGGTTTGAAACGCAAACCACAAGCGGCTTTCGCAGCCGTGAATTTCGGGGAGAGCTTCCAACTCTTGTGCCGAAAGTTTTGGCAGTTGGCGGCTGAGCTGAATTAACAAGCGGTATCTTTCTTCCCAAGATTTGCAATTTGCAAACTGGGTATATATGTCATTTAATGTCATCATTATTCAAATTGTAAAAAAGTGGGCAGATCTTACCGCTATTTCGTGCCACTTTCTACCCTTGCCGATTTTTGTTAAAATTCAGCGTTTTTCTATTTTATAAGGAACGAAAATGTCAGTTATTCCAATGGTTGTGGAACAGAGTTCCAAAGGCGAACGTGCCTATGATATTTACTCCCGCTTACTCAAAGAGCGGATTATTTTTTTAAACGGTGGCGTGGAAGATGAAATGGCGAAGTTGATTGTCGCCCAGTTGCTATTTTTAGAGGCGGAAGATCCTGAAAAAGATATTCACCTTTACATCAACTCCCCTGGTGGTTCGGTGACGGCGGGGATGGCGATTTTCGATACGATGAATTTCATCAAACCAGATGTTAGCACTGTGTGTATCGGGCAAGCTTGTTCAATGGGAGCATTTTTGCTTTCCGCAGGGACAAAAGGCAAACGCTTTGCCTTACCGCATGCCCGAGTGATGATTCATCAGCCGCTCGGCGGCTTCCGTGGGCAAGCGTCGGATATTCAAATTCACGCCCAAGAAATTTTGAAAATCAAACAGACTTTAAACGAACGTATGGCGGAATTTACGGGCCAGCCGCTAGAAAAAATTGAAAAAGACACTGACCGTGATAATTTTATGTCAGCCGATGAAGCCCAAGATTATGGCTTAATTGATGCGGTGGTGAGCAAAAGAGATCAGAAATAATGAATAAATTTGAACAAGAGCCACACTGCAGTTTTTGTGGTAAACGTCGCTCAGAAGTTGATGCGTTAATCGAAGGCACTGAAGGGCATATCTGCAATGACTGTATCGAAGAATCCTATGCATTGCTCAAAGGCGAAGCCGAGCCGTTAATTGATGAGGCATTTGAGCAGAGCGAAAGCGAGCCAGAAAAAGTGCCCACCCCACACGAAATTCATGCTCATTTAGATGATTATGTGATCGGACAAGAACACGCCAAAAAAGTGCTGTCAGTGGCGGTCTATAACCACTACAAACGCTTACGTAATGCCTTGTCAGATAATGAAGAAAGCGAGGGCGTTGAGCTTGGCAAAAGTAATATTTTGTTGATTGGTCCAACAGGAAGCGGAAAAACCTTGTTAGCGGAAAGTTTAGCTCGCCGTTTGAATGTGCCGTTTGCCGTTGCAGATGCCACAACGCTGACTCAAGCGGGCTATGTGGGAGAAGACGTAGAAAACGTGATCCAAAAATTATTGATGAAATGCGATTTTGATGCAGAACAAGCCGAGCGTGGCATTATTTTCATTGATGAGATCGACAAAATCACCCGTAAATCAGAAAACCCATCGCTCACCCGAGATGTATCGGGCGAAGGTGTGCAACAAGCCTTGTTAAAATTGGTGGAAGGCACGGTCGCAAACATTAATCCACAAGGTGGACGTAAACACCCTAAACAAGAAACCATTCAGGTAGATACGTCTAAAATTCTATTTATTTGTGGCGGAGCTTTTGCGGGGCTGGATAAAATTGTCGAAGCCCGAACCAATAAACAAGGTGGTATTGGCTTTGGTGCAGAGCTGAAAAAAGATAAAGATCGTCAAGCCTTAACCGAATTATTCAAGCAAGTGGAACCAGAAGATCTGGTCAAATTCGGCTTGATCCCAGAGTTGATCGGACGTTTGCCCGTGATTACGCCATTGTCTGAATTAGACGAGGCGGCGTTGATCCAAATTTTGACCGAGCCGAAAAATGCGATCATCAAACAGTATCAAGCCCTATTCAAAATGGAAGGCGTGGAGCTGAAATTCACCAAAGATGCACTCACTGCCATCGCCCAAAAAGCGATTGCCCGCAAAACAGGGGCACGTGGTTTGCGTTCAATTGTGGAAAATCTGTTGCTTGATACGATGTATGACTTACCTTCGCTCAATGCGAAAAAAGTCACCGTCGGCAAAGGCTCTGTTGAGAAAGGCGAAAAACCGAAGGTGGAGTAAAATTTATTGATGGGCAATAATTTATTGCCCTTTTTTACTATTATGAAGTTAACAAGACGAGAAAAAGAAAAGGATTTCCGTCGTTGAACTTAGATAAGTACTGAACAAAAATCAGAAAAGAAAAAGCTATTAACTTTCTTACAGTTCGGTGGTGGGTGTTTTGGTTGGTTTCCTTTTGGAAAGGATGAAAAATATAAAGAAGAAAGCATAGAAGTGAACCAAAGACTTTATCCGAAGCTGACTTAGGCAACAAAGTTTTATTCAGAAAATCTATTCATCGATGAGATATTATACAAATTGAGAATTACCAAAAAGTAAAATAACAATGAAAATCTGGCAATCCATTAACCCTTTTACCTTTCTACTTGCACCATTTTCGCTGCTATTTTGGCTGATTAGTCAACTCCGCCGAGCGTTGTATCGCAAAAATTGCTTGAAATCTTACCGCTCGCCTGTGCCGGTTTTGGTGGTGGGGAATATTTCGGTGGGCGGTAATGGCAAAACGCCAGTAGTGGTGTGGCTGGTGGAGCAGATGCAACAGAGAGGCATTAAAGTGGGGGTGATTTCCCGTGGTTATGGTGGGAAAAATAAGCTGTTTCCGCAGCTTGTCACGGCACAAAGCGATCCCGAACAAATGGGCGATGAGCCTGTGCTAATTGCTCAACGCACCCAAGCTCCTGTGGCAATTTCACCGAACCGTCAGCAAAGTATTGCACTGCTGTTGAGCCAGTTTGAACTAGATTTGATTATCACCGATGATGGTTTGCAACATTACGCTTTACAACGAGATATAGAATGGGTGGTGATTGATGGCGAACGCCGTTTCGGCAACGGATTTTTGTTACCTGCGGGCAGTTTACGCGAGCTACCGAGTCGTTTGAAATCGGTACAAGCGGTCATTTGCAACGGAAATGTTGCAAATCAAGGCGAGCATTTGATGACTCTTGAGCCGACGGAGGCGATCAACTTAGCTACGGGCGAACGTAAGCCATTGCGTGATTTTACCAAGCAGTCAGCCGTGGCTTTGGCGGGCATTGGTTATCCACCCCGTTTTTTTAAGATGTTGCAACACTATGGCATCAATCTGACCGCTTGCCACAGTTTTGCCGACCACCAAGCCTATTCTGCGGCGATAATTTCGCCATTATCTGCGGGAGAACCATTGCTGATGACCGAAAAAGATGCGGTAAAATGCCACGCCTTTGCCGAACCAAACTGGTGGTATGTGCCTGTTTCTGCAAAATTTTCAGCGGAAGCGACCGCTTGTTTGCTTCAACCTATTTTAGATTTAGTGAGAACCTACAATGAACGAAAAACTACTTAACATCATCGCTTGCCCTGTTTCCCATCAAAAACTGGAATGGGACAAAGAAAACAATCGCTTAATCAGTCGTCAAGCCCAATTAGCCTATCCGATTGAAAACGGTATTCCTGTGTTGTTGCCAGAAAGGGCGGAAAAGTTGTAACTATTTGAATGATGAAAAAACAGGCGGAAATGTCCGCCTGTTTGCATTATGAATCAATGCCCACTCAACACTTTCGCAGGTTCGAGTTTTGAGGCCCGAATTGCAGGGTAGAGGCTGGCGATAAGACTTAGAATGATGGTGGCCAGTAACACCCAAATGATGTCGAGCCAATGGATTTCACTCGGTAGAAAATCGATAAAATACACGCCATCAGAAAGCAATTTTACGTCGAAGAAATCTTCCAGAGCTTTGATAATTGCCGTGAGATTTAACGCCAGAACAACGCCTAGCACAATCCCAAACAATGCCCCTTTTAGTCCTGAAATTAATCCATACCACAAGAAAATTTGCTGAATAAAACGGTTGTTTGCTCCCAGTGTGCGTTGGATCGCAATATCGCCTTGCTTGTCTTTGACGGCCATGACGAGCGTTGAAATAATGTTGAAGCACGCTACGCCAATCACTAATACCATCGCAATATACATCACGGTGCGGATCAGCTGAATGTCGTGATACATATAGCCAAATTTATCGATCCACGTTTTGAAATGTATCTGTTGGGGGTAATTCGCCAATTCTGGAAACCGCATATCTCTCGCATTGAAGGGATCTTTTACTTTCATTTCAACGCCTGAAATCTGGCGAGATTCTAGCTCCAACAGTTCTTGTGCTTTTTCAAGCGAAATAATGGCATAACTGTGATCAAGCTGACCGTCTAGACGTAAAATACCTGTCACATTTAAGCTGAAGCGTAAAGGTTGAGCGAGTTTGCCGTCATGGCTTGATTGTGGGAGCAGCAAAGTTACATCCTCACCAATGTCGATATTTAAATCTCGAGCAATCCCTGCTCCAATAATAAGACCACCTTGTTGCTTGAAACTTTGCCATTGCTCCTTAGCAATAAATTGATTTAAGGAGCTCGTTTTTTCATGTTTAAACGGTTCAATGCCTCGAATCTCGGCAATTTTGAGCTTAGAACCATTTTCAATCAGCCCAGTAAAGCTAATATAAGGGGAGACAGCAAGAACATTCGGGTTGGTTTGAACAAGTTGCTCGAGACGATTTCCCTGTTGAATAAACGCATTTTGATTTTTGTTATAAGAAAAAATCTCAGCTTGTGGCACAACGGATAGCACGCGCTGGTTAAGTTCTCGTTCGAAGCCATTCATTGCACTCAGTCCGATAATGAGCACCGCTACGCCCAACGCAATTCCAACGCTAGAGAAAAGCGAAATAAGCGATACCAAACGGTTTTTCTGCTTGCCTTTCTGGTAACGATAACTGATAAAAAAAGGCGTGTTCATTATTTATCCTCAAGCAAAACACCGTCTTGCATGACAAAACGACGGTTGAGTTTATCTGCTAACCCTAAATCATGGGTAACTAAGAGAAAGGCAATGC encodes:
- a CDS encoding bifunctional tRNA (adenosine(37)-C2)-methyltransferase TrmG/ribosomal RNA large subunit methyltransferase RlmN, whose amino-acid sequence is MSEQIQATNSGCSTQSKQEKINLLNLNRQEMRELFAEMGEKPFRADQLMKWIYHFGEDNFDNMTNINKVLREKLKNIAEIKAPEVAVEQRSADGTIKWAMQVGDQQIETVYIPEDDRATLCVSSQVGCALACTFCSTAQQGFNRNLSVSEIIGQVWRASKIIGNFGVTGVRPITNVVMMGMGEPLLNMNNVIPAMEIMLDDFAYGLSKRRVTLSTSGVVPALDKMREQIDVALAISLHAPNDALRDEIVPINKKYNIKMLIDSVNKYLEVSNANHGKVTIEYVMLNQVNDSVEHAHQLADVLKNTPSKINLIPWNPFPEAPYAKSSNTRIDRFQKTLMEYGFTVTVRKTRGDDIDAACGQLAGDVIDRTKRTMEKRKFGENIAIAQ
- the pilW gene encoding type IV pilus biogenesis/stability protein PilW; this translates as MKFAKLFQNLTACLLALWLSGCATQSPPEQAGFNRSEAVKARINLALAYLEQNDFPKAKQNIDKALEHGPKDYLPHSVLAYYFQQIGEPSNAEKAYQQALTLSENRPDVMNNYGTFLCKQGKFDAAYQQFDQALQSKQPYYYQADTLENIVLCADKQPNLNRKNNALAQLEKWDSERARKLK
- a CDS encoding SufE family protein, which encodes MTLNDIYTQFANCKSWEERYRLLIQLSRQLPKLSAQELEALPEIHGCESRLWFAFQTEPREIKAYSDARLMQGLLMIVRIALLEKTTAELAQFEIQPLFDELHITRHLTSTRLNGLKQIQDIVRNAS
- the clpP gene encoding ATP-dependent Clp endopeptidase proteolytic subunit ClpP, yielding MSVIPMVVEQSSKGERAYDIYSRLLKERIIFLNGGVEDEMAKLIVAQLLFLEAEDPEKDIHLYINSPGGSVTAGMAIFDTMNFIKPDVSTVCIGQACSMGAFLLSAGTKGKRFALPHARVMIHQPLGGFRGQASDIQIHAQEILKIKQTLNERMAEFTGQPLEKIEKDTDRDNFMSADEAQDYGLIDAVVSKRDQK
- the clpX gene encoding ATP-dependent protease ATP-binding subunit ClpX, whose translation is MNKFEQEPHCSFCGKRRSEVDALIEGTEGHICNDCIEESYALLKGEAEPLIDEAFEQSESEPEKVPTPHEIHAHLDDYVIGQEHAKKVLSVAVYNHYKRLRNALSDNEESEGVELGKSNILLIGPTGSGKTLLAESLARRLNVPFAVADATTLTQAGYVGEDVENVIQKLLMKCDFDAEQAERGIIFIDEIDKITRKSENPSLTRDVSGEGVQQALLKLVEGTVANINPQGGRKHPKQETIQVDTSKILFICGGAFAGLDKIVEARTNKQGGIGFGAELKKDKDRQALTELFKQVEPEDLVKFGLIPELIGRLPVITPLSELDEAALIQILTEPKNAIIKQYQALFKMEGVELKFTKDALTAIAQKAIARKTGARGLRSIVENLLLDTMYDLPSLNAKKVTVGKGSVEKGEKPKVE
- the lpxK gene encoding tetraacyldisaccharide 4'-kinase — its product is MKIWQSINPFTFLLAPFSLLFWLISQLRRALYRKNCLKSYRSPVPVLVVGNISVGGNGKTPVVVWLVEQMQQRGIKVGVISRGYGGKNKLFPQLVTAQSDPEQMGDEPVLIAQRTQAPVAISPNRQQSIALLLSQFELDLIITDDGLQHYALQRDIEWVVIDGERRFGNGFLLPAGSLRELPSRLKSVQAVICNGNVANQGEHLMTLEPTEAINLATGERKPLRDFTKQSAVALAGIGYPPRFFKMLQHYGINLTACHSFADHQAYSAAIISPLSAGEPLLMTEKDAVKCHAFAEPNWWYVPVSAKFSAEATACLLQPILDLVRTYNERKTT
- a CDS encoding Trm112 family protein, which produces MNEKLLNIIACPVSHQKLEWDKENNRLISRQAQLAYPIENGIPVLLPERAEKL
- the lolE gene encoding lipoprotein-releasing ABC transporter permease subunit LolE; the protein is MNTPFFISYRYQKGKQKNRLVSLISLFSSVGIALGVAVLIIGLSAMNGFERELNQRVLSVVPQAEIFSYNKNQNAFIQQGNRLEQLVQTNPNVLAVSPYISFTGLIENGSKLKIAEIRGIEPFKHEKTSSLNQFIAKEQWQSFKQQGGLIIGAGIARDLNIDIGEDVTLLLPQSSHDGKLAQPLRFSLNVTGILRLDGQLDHSYAIISLEKAQELLELESRQISGVEMKVKDPFNARDMRFPELANYPQQIHFKTWIDKFGYMYHDIQLIRTVMYIAMVLVIGVACFNIISTLVMAVKDKQGDIAIQRTLGANNRFIQQIFLWYGLISGLKGALFGIVLGVVLALNLTAIIKALEDFFDVKLLSDGVYFIDFLPSEIHWLDIIWVLLATIILSLIASLYPAIRASKLEPAKVLSGH